Proteins encoded together in one Temnothorax longispinosus isolate EJ_2023e chromosome 5, Tlon_JGU_v1, whole genome shotgun sequence window:
- the LOC139813232 gene encoding odorant receptor 43a-like isoform X1: MGRKVTLKEVIAVVKLSLFPTWCWPQPQDATQFKMLCVKLYHCLCIIMDMSVAVPLMYTITLYLDEPDILVNVVMMTSSCIHGSFNFLFHMINHHHIRNVTYEMVHFSDLMKPHEEIIVQRHIDKCVMYHGVSIFMYYSITFLAIAVPFLTQQQSFPLSAEYPFNTSYQPLFTIIYIQQSAAGILISAQLCTNVLMALLLWFATARFEILIEDLGKVTNACQLFECIKRHQELLKYAEEVAISARPFALSTLYCSTLCLICIFLDLITDQPIAKMLHFFTLSLAALSEVYMYSWPAEYLMHTSKCVAEAAFHMLENNHFIELRKCLQIVIMRSQKPIEVTIPCLMPPLSLNSFTTLLFVTVSFDYTLLFHNTTSNDGR, encoded by the exons ATGGGAAGAAAGGTGACGCTAAAGGAAGTGATCGCCGTCGTAAAATTAAGTTTGTTCCCAACTTGGTGTTGGCCTCAACCACAAGATGCGACACAATTTAAGATGCTCTGTGTGAAATTGTATCACTGTTTGTGCATAATTATGGATATGTCCGTAGCAGTACCGTTGATGTACACTATCACACTCTATCTTGACGAACCTGACATCTTAGTGAATGTAGTTATGATGACAAGCAGCTGTATTCACGGCAGTTTTAACTTTCTTTTCCATATGATTAATCACCATCACATACGg AATGTTACTTATGAAATGGTACATTTTAGCGACTTGATGAAACCACATGAAGAAATTATAGTTCAACGACACATTGACAAATGTGTGATGTACCATGGTGTATCTATATTTATGTACTACAGCATTACGTTCTTAGCTATCGCAGTGCCCTTTTTAACGCAACAACAGTCATTTCCATTGTCAGCCGAATATCCATTTAATACGTCTTATCAACCgctatttacaataatttatatacaacaaTCTGCGGCCGGAATACTGATATCAGCACAACTATGTACGAATGTTCTTATGGCTCTACTGCTCTGGTTTGCAACGGCAAGATTTGAGATACTCATTGAAGACCTGGGGAAAGTTACAAATGCCTGTCAGTTGTTCGAATGTATTAAAAGACATCAAGAATTACTCAA GTACGCTGAAGAAGTTGCAATTTCTGCTCGTCCGTTCGCATTATCAACTCTGTATTGTAGCACGCTTTGCTTAATATGTATCTTTCTTGACCTTATCACA gaTCAACCTATAGCTAAAATGCTCCACTTTTTCACATTGTCTCTAGCAGCTTTATCggaagtatatatgtatagttggCCAGCAGAATACTTGATGCATACG aGCAAATGCGTTGCAGAAGCAGCGTTCCATATGCTCGAAAATAATCATTTCATTGAACTACGGAAATGTCTGCAAATTGTTATAATGCGAAGCCAAAAACCAATAGAGGTTACAATTCCTTGTCTTATGCCACCACTATCTCTCAATTCCTTTACAACG TTATTGTTTGTTACAGTATCTTTCGACTATACTCTCCTATTTCACAACACTACGAGTAATGATGGacgatga
- the LOC139813232 gene encoding odorant receptor 43a-like isoform X2 — protein MGRKVTLKEVIAVVKLSLFPTWCWPQPQDATQFKMLCVKLYHCLCIIMDMSVAVPLMYTITLYLDEPDILVNVVMMTSSCIHGSFNFLFHMINHHHIRNVTYEMVHFSDLMKPHEEIIVQRHIDKCVMYHGVSIFMYYSITFLAIAVPFLTQQQSFPLSAEYPFNTSYQPLFTIIYIQQSAAGILISAQLCTNVLMALLLWFATARFEILIEDLGKVTNACQLFECIKRHQELLKYAEEVAISARPFALSTLYCSTLCLICIFLDLITDQPIAKMLHFFTLSLAALSEVYMYSWPAEYLMHTSKCVAEAAFHMLENNHFIELRKCLQIVIMRSQKPIEVTIPCLMPPLSLNSFTTYLSTILSYFTTLRVMMDDDKN, from the exons ATGGGAAGAAAGGTGACGCTAAAGGAAGTGATCGCCGTCGTAAAATTAAGTTTGTTCCCAACTTGGTGTTGGCCTCAACCACAAGATGCGACACAATTTAAGATGCTCTGTGTGAAATTGTATCACTGTTTGTGCATAATTATGGATATGTCCGTAGCAGTACCGTTGATGTACACTATCACACTCTATCTTGACGAACCTGACATCTTAGTGAATGTAGTTATGATGACAAGCAGCTGTATTCACGGCAGTTTTAACTTTCTTTTCCATATGATTAATCACCATCACATACGg AATGTTACTTATGAAATGGTACATTTTAGCGACTTGATGAAACCACATGAAGAAATTATAGTTCAACGACACATTGACAAATGTGTGATGTACCATGGTGTATCTATATTTATGTACTACAGCATTACGTTCTTAGCTATCGCAGTGCCCTTTTTAACGCAACAACAGTCATTTCCATTGTCAGCCGAATATCCATTTAATACGTCTTATCAACCgctatttacaataatttatatacaacaaTCTGCGGCCGGAATACTGATATCAGCACAACTATGTACGAATGTTCTTATGGCTCTACTGCTCTGGTTTGCAACGGCAAGATTTGAGATACTCATTGAAGACCTGGGGAAAGTTACAAATGCCTGTCAGTTGTTCGAATGTATTAAAAGACATCAAGAATTACTCAA GTACGCTGAAGAAGTTGCAATTTCTGCTCGTCCGTTCGCATTATCAACTCTGTATTGTAGCACGCTTTGCTTAATATGTATCTTTCTTGACCTTATCACA gaTCAACCTATAGCTAAAATGCTCCACTTTTTCACATTGTCTCTAGCAGCTTTATCggaagtatatatgtatagttggCCAGCAGAATACTTGATGCATACG aGCAAATGCGTTGCAGAAGCAGCGTTCCATATGCTCGAAAATAATCATTTCATTGAACTACGGAAATGTCTGCAAATTGTTATAATGCGAAGCCAAAAACCAATAGAGGTTACAATTCCTTGTCTTATGCCACCACTATCTCTCAATTCCTTTACAACG TATCTTTCGACTATACTCTCCTATTTCACAACACTACGAGTAATGATGGacgatgataaaaattaa
- the LOC139813230 gene encoding uncharacterized protein isoform X2, with amino-acid sequence MRRKVTLKEVIAFVKLSLFPTWCWPQPQDATQFKMLCVKLYHCLSIIMDMSVAVPLMYTIPHYLDEPEMLVSVVIMTSSFIHGSFNFLFHIINHHHIRNVTFELLHFSGLMKPHEEIVVQRHIDKCVMYHGVSIFIYYSVTFFASAMPLLAQQQSFPMFAEYPFNTSYQPLFTIIYIQQFAAGILVSAQLCTNVLMALLLWFATARFEIFIEDLKKVTNAYQLFECIKSHQELLKYAEEVAISARPFALSTLYCSTVCLICTCLFFLTDQPIAKLLHFFTLSLAALSEVYMYSLPAENLMHTSKSVAETAFHMLENNHFIELWKCLQIVIMRSQKPIEVTIPCLMPALSLNSFTTYLSTILSYFTTLRVVMDDDKS; translated from the exons ATGAGAAGAAAGGTGACGCTAAAGGAAGTGATCGCCTTCGTAAAGTTAAGTTTGTTCCCAACTTGGTGTTGGCCTCAGCCACAAGATGCGACACAATTTAAAATGCTCTGTGTGAAACTGTATCACTGTTTAAGCATTATTATGGACATGTCCGTAGCAGTACCGTTGATGTACACTATCCCACATTATCTTGACGAACCTGAAATGCTAGTGTCCGTAGTTATTATGACAAGCAGCTTTATTCACGGCAGTTTTAACTttcttttccatataattaatCACCATCACATACGg aATGTTACTTTCGAACTGTTACATTTTAGCGGCTTGATGAAACCACATGAAGAAATTGTAGTTCAACGACACATTGACAAATGTGTGATGTACCATGgtgtatctatatttatttactacaGCGTTACGTTCTTTGCTAGCGCAATGCCTCTTTTAGCGCAACAACAATCATTTCCAATGTTCGCCGAATATCCATTTAATACGTCTTATCAACCGCTATTTACAATAATCTATATACAACAATTTGCGGCCGGAATATTGGTATCAGCACAACTATGTACAAATGTTCTTATGGCTCTACTGCTCTGGTTTGCAACGGCAAGATTTGAGATATTCATTGAAGACCTGAAGAAAGTTACAAATGCCTATCAGTTGTTCGAATGTATTAAAAGTCATCAAGAATTACTCAA GTACGCTGAAGAAGTAGCAATTTCTGCTCGTCCGTTCGCATTATCAACTCTGTATTGTAGCACGGTTTGCTTAATATGCACCTgccttttttttctaaca gaTCAACCTATAGCTAAACTGCTCCACTTTTTCACATTGTCTCTAGCAGCTTTATCggaagtatatatgtacagcTTGCCAGCAGAAAACTTGATGCATACG AGCAAAAGCGTTGCAGAAACAGCGTTCCATATGCTCGAAAATAATCATTTCATTGAACTATGGAAATGTCTGCAAATTGTTATAATGCGGAGCCAAAAACCAATAGAGGTTACAATTCCTTGTCTCATGCCAGCACTATCTCTCAATTCCTTTACAACG TATCTTTCAACTATACTCTCCTATTTTACAACACTGCGAGTAGTGATGGACGATGATAAAAGTTAA
- the LOC139813230 gene encoding uncharacterized protein isoform X1, translating to MRRKVTLKEVIAFVKLSLFPTWCWPQPQDATQFKMLCVKLYHCLSIIMDMSVAVPLMYTIPHYLDEPEMLVSVVIMTSSFIHGSFNFLFHIINHHHIRNVTFELLHFSGLMKPHEEIVVQRHIDKCVMYHGVSIFIYYSVTFFASAMPLLAQQQSFPMFAEYPFNTSYQPLFTIIYIQQFAAGILVSAQLCTNVLMALLLWFATARFEIFIEDLKKVTNAYQLFECIKSHQELLKYAEEVAISARPFALSTLYCSTVCLICTCLFFLTDQPIAKLLHFFTLSLAALSEVYMYSLPAENLMHTVNQKCPRAKSKNQNYRKYESAFKSKSVAETAFHMLENNHFIELWKCLQIVIMRSQKPIEVTIPCLMPALSLNSFTTYLSTILSYFTTLRVVMDDDKS from the exons ATGAGAAGAAAGGTGACGCTAAAGGAAGTGATCGCCTTCGTAAAGTTAAGTTTGTTCCCAACTTGGTGTTGGCCTCAGCCACAAGATGCGACACAATTTAAAATGCTCTGTGTGAAACTGTATCACTGTTTAAGCATTATTATGGACATGTCCGTAGCAGTACCGTTGATGTACACTATCCCACATTATCTTGACGAACCTGAAATGCTAGTGTCCGTAGTTATTATGACAAGCAGCTTTATTCACGGCAGTTTTAACTttcttttccatataattaatCACCATCACATACGg aATGTTACTTTCGAACTGTTACATTTTAGCGGCTTGATGAAACCACATGAAGAAATTGTAGTTCAACGACACATTGACAAATGTGTGATGTACCATGgtgtatctatatttatttactacaGCGTTACGTTCTTTGCTAGCGCAATGCCTCTTTTAGCGCAACAACAATCATTTCCAATGTTCGCCGAATATCCATTTAATACGTCTTATCAACCGCTATTTACAATAATCTATATACAACAATTTGCGGCCGGAATATTGGTATCAGCACAACTATGTACAAATGTTCTTATGGCTCTACTGCTCTGGTTTGCAACGGCAAGATTTGAGATATTCATTGAAGACCTGAAGAAAGTTACAAATGCCTATCAGTTGTTCGAATGTATTAAAAGTCATCAAGAATTACTCAA GTACGCTGAAGAAGTAGCAATTTCTGCTCGTCCGTTCGCATTATCAACTCTGTATTGTAGCACGGTTTGCTTAATATGCACCTgccttttttttctaaca gaTCAACCTATAGCTAAACTGCTCCACTTTTTCACATTGTCTCTAGCAGCTTTATCggaagtatatatgtacagcTTGCCAGCAGAAAACTTGATGCATACG GTAAATCAAAAGTGCCCACGGGCAAAGTCTAAAAATCAAAACTATAGAAAATACGAAAGTGCTTTTAAA AGCAAAAGCGTTGCAGAAACAGCGTTCCATATGCTCGAAAATAATCATTTCATTGAACTATGGAAATGTCTGCAAATTGTTATAATGCGGAGCCAAAAACCAATAGAGGTTACAATTCCTTGTCTCATGCCAGCACTATCTCTCAATTCCTTTACAACG TATCTTTCAACTATACTCTCCTATTTTACAACACTGCGAGTAGTGATGGACGATGATAAAAGTTAA